The Arachis hypogaea cultivar Tifrunner chromosome 16, arahy.Tifrunner.gnm2.J5K5, whole genome shotgun sequence genome contains a region encoding:
- the LOC112756007 gene encoding pathogenesis-related thaumatin-like protein 3.5 has protein sequence MDHRQVSVFISMLLTLHLSLSGVIATTFTLVNKCDYTVWPGILSNAGVSPLSTTGFVLQPGQSTPVTAAAGWGGRFWGRTLCSQDSTGKFSCVTGDCGSGKLECSGNGATPPATLAEFTLDGSGGLDFFDVSLVDGYNVPMLVAPSGGSDAGNCTATGCVGDLNGACPSELRVMSEDGKQGVACKSACEAFGSPQYCCSGAYGTPDTCKPSSYSQIFKSACPRAYSYAYDDKTSTFTCANADYTITFCPAPSTSQKASNEGGSSASSLLDNGTMVYQGFGQSEISWATCTHVFQSRAIAAVVGVTMAVWRFSQLI, from the exons ATGGATCATCGTCAAGTCTCAGTATTCATTTCCATGTTATTAACACTTCATCTCTCATTATCAG GGGTAATTGCAACCACATTCACATTGGTTAACAAATGTGACTACACAGTATGGCCGGGAATTCTATCTAACGCCGGAGTCTCCCCTCTCTCCACCACCGGCTTCGTTCTCCAACCCGGCCAGTCCACTCCAGTCACCGCCGCAGCTGGCTGGGGCGGCCGCTTCTGGGGCCGAACCCTCTGCTCCCAAGACTCCACAGGAAAATTCTCCTGCGTCACTGGCGACTGCGGCTCAGGAAAGCTTGAGtgctccggcaacggcgccacgCCACCGGCCACGCTGGCCGAGTTCACACTTGACGGCTCTGGCGGCCTCGATTTTTTCGACGTCAGCCTCGTCGACGGCTACAACGTCCCCATGCTGGTGGCACCCAGCGGCGGATCCGACGCCGGAAACTGCACCGCCACGGGATGCGTCGGAGATTTGAACGGCGCGTGTCCTTCGGAGCTGAGGGTTATGAGTGAGGATGGAAAACAAGGAGTCGCGTGTAAAAGCGCGTGTGAAGCGTTCGGTTCGCCTCAATATTGCTGCAGCGGCGCGTATGGGACGCCGGATACTTGCAAGCCATCGAGTTACTCGCAAATATTCAAAAGCGCTTGCCCACGCGCCTATAGCTACGCGTACGATGACAAGACCAGCACGTTTACTTGCGCCAATGCCGATTACACAATTACCTTTTGCCCTGCCCCTAGTACAAG TCAGAAAGCGTCAAATGAAGGTGGTTCTTCTGCATCATCCTTACTGGACAATGGCACAATGGTGTACCAAGGCTTCGGTCAGAGCGAGATCTCATGGGCCACGTGCACCCATGTGTTCCAATCTCGAGCAATCGCCGCCGTTGTTGGTGTCACCATGGCAGTTTGGCGCTTCTCCCAGCTCATCTAA
- the LOC112759062 gene encoding thaumatin-like protein 1, which produces MHGQWSPNSVTTSILLLPMASLLFSYYCFSSHIAIILFLFCFDKGALGAKFTIINKCDYTVWPGILANAGSSALDTTGFHLPSGGSRSFQAPPNWSGRFWGRTGCNFDPNTQQGTCTTGDCGSNQLECNGSGADPPVTLAEFTIGSGSQSQDYYDVSLVDGYNLPMMVDAGGGSGECGSTGCVADLNRQCPNELRVSNRVACKSACEAFQRAEYCCSGTYASPATCKPSVYSTMFKSACPKSYSYAYDDPTSTFTCTGADYTITFCPSTTSQKSARVSPPETGTGEMPMIVNSSWFSDIFYGLSPKSYSSPTLLIATLTILTFLNLQSS; this is translated from the exons ATGCATGGGCAGTGGAGCCCAAACAGTGTCACAACCTCCATTCTTCTCTTACCAATGGCTTCCTTATTGTTTTcctattactgtttctcttcacaCATTGCAATCATCTTGTTTCTATTTTGCTTCG ATAAAGGAGCATTAGGGGCCAAGTTTACAATAATTAACAAGTGTGATTACACGGTGTGGCCTGGGATTCTTGCCAATGCTGGCAGCTCCGCATTGGATACCACCGGCTTCCACCTCCCATCCGGCGGGTCGAGGAGCTTTCAAGCCCCACCCAATTGGTCAGGCAGGTTTTGGGGCCGAACCGGCTGCAATTTTGACCCCAATACCCAACAGGGCACCTGCACCACAGGGGATTGTGGCTCCAACCAACTTGAATGCAATGGTTCCGGGGCAGACCCACCCGTAACACTAGCCGAGTTCACAATCGGGTCGGGTTCCCAATCCCAG GATTATTACGACGTCAGCCTGGTTGATGGATACAATCTACCTATGATGGTGGATGCGGGTGGCGGGTCGGGTGAATGTGGGTCAACGGGTTGCGTAGCTGACCTGAACCGGCAATGCCCGAATGAGTTGAGGGTTAGTAACCGAGTGGCATGCAAGAGCGCGTGTGAAGCGTTTCAGAGGGCTGAATACTGCTGCAGCGGCACCTACGCTTCACCTGCCACATGCAAGCCTTCGGTTTACTCCACAATGTTCAAGAGCGCGTGCCCCAAATCGTATAGCTACGCATACGACGACCCTACGAGTACGTTTACGTGTACGGGAGCTGATTATACCATCACATTCTGCCCTTCAACCACAAG CCAAAAATCAGCAAGAGTGTCACCACCTGAAACAGGAACAGGGGAGATGCCTATGATAGTGAACAGTTCATGGTTCTCTGATATTTTTTATGGACTCTCGCCCAAGTCCTACTCTTCCCCAACCTTACTCATTGCCACTCTCACTATCCTAACTTTCCTCAATTTGCAATCCTCATAG